One window of Trifolium pratense cultivar HEN17-A07 linkage group LG5, ARS_RC_1.1, whole genome shotgun sequence genomic DNA carries:
- the LOC123884589 gene encoding cleavage stimulation factor subunit 77 isoform X2 — protein sequence MAVNNDDAIKQIFSRCLLNCLQVPLWRCYIRFIRKVNDKKGAEGQEETRKAFDFMLNYVGTDIASGPVWMEYISFLKSLPAGHAQEESHRMTVVRKVYQRAIITPTHHIEQLWKDYENFENSVSRQLAKGLISEYQPQYNSARAVYRERKKYFDEIDWNMLAVPPTGSQKEEMQWMAWKRLLTFEKGNPQRIDTASSNKRVIFTYEQCLMYMYHYPDIWYDYATWHAKSGSIDAAIKVFQRSLKALPDSEMLRYAYAELEESRGAIQAAKKIHENLLGDGDNATALAHIQFIRFLRRTEGVEAARKYFLDARKSPTCTYHVYVAYASVAFCLDKDPKMAHNVFEAGLKRFMHEPVYILEYADFLTRLNDDQNIRALFERALSSLPLEDSVEVWKRFVKFEQTYGDLASMLKVEQRRKEAFGEDATAASESSLQDVVSRYSFMDLWPCASNDLDNLSRQEWLTKNMNKKVEKCIMLNGTALIDKGSIPSISTVPSKVVYPDTSKMLIYDPKHNPGTGAVTSGGTNAFDEILKATPPAVVAFLANLPAVDGPTPNVDIVLSICLQSDFPTGQSGKAGIPSQLPGGPAPATSDLSGSSKSHPVQSGLANKPTGRKQYGKRKELDRQEDDDTTTVQSQPLPQDAFRIRQYQKARATSTSQTGSVSYGSALSGDLSGSTG from the exons ATGGCTGTAAATAATGACGATGCTATCAAACAGATTTTTAGTAGGTGTTTGTTGAATTGTCTTCAAGTTCCTCTCTG GCGGTGTTACATTCGTTTTATTAGAAAGGTTAATGACAAGAAGGGGGCAGAGGGTCAAGAAGAGACGAGAAAAGCTTTTGATTTTATGCTCAACTATGTCG GAACGGACATAGCTTCTGGCCCTGTGTGGATGGAGTACATATCCTTTCTAAAATCATTGCCG GCTGGACATGCACAAGAAGAATCACATCGGATGACTGTTGTGAGGAAAGTCTATCAGAGGGCTATTATTACTCCTACCCATCATATTGAACAACTTTGGAAAGACTATGAAAATTTCGAGAATTCTGTTAGCCGTCAGTTG GCTAAAGGACTGATATCCGAATATCAACCACAATATAACAGTGCAAGAGCAGTTTATAGGGAACGGAAGAAGTATTTTGATGAAATTGATTGGAATATGCTTGCTGTACCACCAACTGGATCCCAGAAG GAAGAAATGCAGTGGATGGCATGGAAGAGACTTCTAACTTTTGAAAA AGGAAATCCACAGAGAATAGACACTGCTTCCTCCAACAAACGAGTTATATTTACGTATGAGCAGTGTCTGATGTATATGTACCATTATCCTGATATATGGTATGACTATGCAACATGGCATGCTAAAAGTGGTTCGATAGATGCTGCAATCAAAGTATTTCAAAGGTCTTTGAAGGCTCTTCCTG ATTCAGAAATGCTACGATATGCTTATGCAGAGCTAGAGGAATCTCGTGGGGCAATCCAG GCTGCAAAGAAAATACATGAAAACCTTTTGGGAGATGGTGACAATGCAACTGCACTTGCACATATTCAA TTCATTCGTTTTCTAAGAAGAACTGAAGGTGTTGAAGCTGCTAGGAAATACTTTCTGGATGCTCGCAAATCCCCAACTTGTACATATCATGTTTACGTGGCTTACGCGTCAGTGGCCTTTTGTCTTGACAAGGATCCCAAG ATGGCTCATAATGTTTTTGAAGCAGGATTAAAACGCTTCATGCATGAACCTGTTTATATTCTTGA ATATGCTGATTTCTTGACACGTTTGAATGATGATCAAAATATCCGTGCTTTATTCGAGAGGGCATTGAGTTCACTTCCTCTAGAGGATTCTGTTGAG GTTTGGAAAAGGTTCGTTAAATTTGAGCAAACTTACGGAGATCTTGCTAGCATGCTTAAG GTTGAGCAAAGAAGGAAAGAAGCATTTGGTGAAGATGCAACAGCAGCATCAGAGAGTTCTTTGCAAGATGTTGTATCACGGTATAGTTTCATGGATCTATGGCCGTGCGCTTCAAATGATCTTGATAATTTATCCCGGCAAGAG TGGCTTACCAAAAATATGAATAAGAAAGTGGAGAAGTGTATTATGCTTAACGGAACGGCTCTAATAg ATAAAGGATCTATTCCAAGCATTTCAACTGTGCCATCAAAGGTTGTCTATCCTGACACTTCTAAGATGTTAATATATGATCCAAAGCATAATCCCGGAACAGGTGCTGTAACAAGTGGTGGAACAAATGCATTCGATGAAATTCTTAAAGCTACACCACCTGCTGTGGTAGCATTTTTAGCAAACCTACCTGCAGTTGACG gtCCGACACCAAATGTGGATATCGTGCTTTCGATTTGTTTGCAGAGCGACTTTCCAACAGGTCAAAGTGGTAAAGCAGGGATTCCATCACAATTGCCGGGAGGTCCTGCTCCCGCTACAAGTGACCTTTCTGGTTCAAGCAAGTCTCACCCCGTTCAAAGTGGCTTAGCTAATAAACCAACTGGTAGAAAGCAATATgggaaaagaaaagaattagACA GGCAAGAGGATGATGATACTACGACTGTCCAAAGCCAACCACTTCCTCAAGATGCTTTTCGGATACGACAATACCAGAAAGCTCGAGCCACAAGCACATCACAAACAGGATCAGTTTCATACGGAAGTGCTCTTTCTGGCGATTTATCCGGCAGCACCGGTTGA
- the LOC123884589 gene encoding cleavage stimulation factor subunit 77 isoform X1, translated as MVDKYNIESAETLANQAQGLPIAEATPIYEQLLQLFPTAAKFWKQYVEAHMAVNNDDAIKQIFSRCLLNCLQVPLWRCYIRFIRKVNDKKGAEGQEETRKAFDFMLNYVGTDIASGPVWMEYISFLKSLPAGHAQEESHRMTVVRKVYQRAIITPTHHIEQLWKDYENFENSVSRQLAKGLISEYQPQYNSARAVYRERKKYFDEIDWNMLAVPPTGSQKEEMQWMAWKRLLTFEKGNPQRIDTASSNKRVIFTYEQCLMYMYHYPDIWYDYATWHAKSGSIDAAIKVFQRSLKALPDSEMLRYAYAELEESRGAIQAAKKIHENLLGDGDNATALAHIQFIRFLRRTEGVEAARKYFLDARKSPTCTYHVYVAYASVAFCLDKDPKMAHNVFEAGLKRFMHEPVYILEYADFLTRLNDDQNIRALFERALSSLPLEDSVEVWKRFVKFEQTYGDLASMLKVEQRRKEAFGEDATAASESSLQDVVSRYSFMDLWPCASNDLDNLSRQEWLTKNMNKKVEKCIMLNGTALIDKGSIPSISTVPSKVVYPDTSKMLIYDPKHNPGTGAVTSGGTNAFDEILKATPPAVVAFLANLPAVDGPTPNVDIVLSICLQSDFPTGQSGKAGIPSQLPGGPAPATSDLSGSSKSHPVQSGLANKPTGRKQYGKRKELDRQEDDDTTTVQSQPLPQDAFRIRQYQKARATSTSQTGSVSYGSALSGDLSGSTG; from the exons ATGGTTGATAAGTACAATATTGAATCAGCTGAAACATTGGCCAATCAAGCTCAG GGTTTGCCCATTGCAGAGGCCACACCGATATACGAGCAGCTTCTTCAATTGTTTCCAACAGCG GCTAAGTTTTGGAAACAGTATGTGGAGGCACACATGGCTGTAAATAATGACGATGCTATCAAACAGATTTTTAGTAGGTGTTTGTTGAATTGTCTTCAAGTTCCTCTCTG GCGGTGTTACATTCGTTTTATTAGAAAGGTTAATGACAAGAAGGGGGCAGAGGGTCAAGAAGAGACGAGAAAAGCTTTTGATTTTATGCTCAACTATGTCG GAACGGACATAGCTTCTGGCCCTGTGTGGATGGAGTACATATCCTTTCTAAAATCATTGCCG GCTGGACATGCACAAGAAGAATCACATCGGATGACTGTTGTGAGGAAAGTCTATCAGAGGGCTATTATTACTCCTACCCATCATATTGAACAACTTTGGAAAGACTATGAAAATTTCGAGAATTCTGTTAGCCGTCAGTTG GCTAAAGGACTGATATCCGAATATCAACCACAATATAACAGTGCAAGAGCAGTTTATAGGGAACGGAAGAAGTATTTTGATGAAATTGATTGGAATATGCTTGCTGTACCACCAACTGGATCCCAGAAG GAAGAAATGCAGTGGATGGCATGGAAGAGACTTCTAACTTTTGAAAA AGGAAATCCACAGAGAATAGACACTGCTTCCTCCAACAAACGAGTTATATTTACGTATGAGCAGTGTCTGATGTATATGTACCATTATCCTGATATATGGTATGACTATGCAACATGGCATGCTAAAAGTGGTTCGATAGATGCTGCAATCAAAGTATTTCAAAGGTCTTTGAAGGCTCTTCCTG ATTCAGAAATGCTACGATATGCTTATGCAGAGCTAGAGGAATCTCGTGGGGCAATCCAG GCTGCAAAGAAAATACATGAAAACCTTTTGGGAGATGGTGACAATGCAACTGCACTTGCACATATTCAA TTCATTCGTTTTCTAAGAAGAACTGAAGGTGTTGAAGCTGCTAGGAAATACTTTCTGGATGCTCGCAAATCCCCAACTTGTACATATCATGTTTACGTGGCTTACGCGTCAGTGGCCTTTTGTCTTGACAAGGATCCCAAG ATGGCTCATAATGTTTTTGAAGCAGGATTAAAACGCTTCATGCATGAACCTGTTTATATTCTTGA ATATGCTGATTTCTTGACACGTTTGAATGATGATCAAAATATCCGTGCTTTATTCGAGAGGGCATTGAGTTCACTTCCTCTAGAGGATTCTGTTGAG GTTTGGAAAAGGTTCGTTAAATTTGAGCAAACTTACGGAGATCTTGCTAGCATGCTTAAG GTTGAGCAAAGAAGGAAAGAAGCATTTGGTGAAGATGCAACAGCAGCATCAGAGAGTTCTTTGCAAGATGTTGTATCACGGTATAGTTTCATGGATCTATGGCCGTGCGCTTCAAATGATCTTGATAATTTATCCCGGCAAGAG TGGCTTACCAAAAATATGAATAAGAAAGTGGAGAAGTGTATTATGCTTAACGGAACGGCTCTAATAg ATAAAGGATCTATTCCAAGCATTTCAACTGTGCCATCAAAGGTTGTCTATCCTGACACTTCTAAGATGTTAATATATGATCCAAAGCATAATCCCGGAACAGGTGCTGTAACAAGTGGTGGAACAAATGCATTCGATGAAATTCTTAAAGCTACACCACCTGCTGTGGTAGCATTTTTAGCAAACCTACCTGCAGTTGACG gtCCGACACCAAATGTGGATATCGTGCTTTCGATTTGTTTGCAGAGCGACTTTCCAACAGGTCAAAGTGGTAAAGCAGGGATTCCATCACAATTGCCGGGAGGTCCTGCTCCCGCTACAAGTGACCTTTCTGGTTCAAGCAAGTCTCACCCCGTTCAAAGTGGCTTAGCTAATAAACCAACTGGTAGAAAGCAATATgggaaaagaaaagaattagACA GGCAAGAGGATGATGATACTACGACTGTCCAAAGCCAACCACTTCCTCAAGATGCTTTTCGGATACGACAATACCAGAAAGCTCGAGCCACAAGCACATCACAAACAGGATCAGTTTCATACGGAAGTGCTCTTTCTGGCGATTTATCCGGCAGCACCGGTTGA
- the LOC123885465 gene encoding heavy metal-associated isoprenylated plant protein 45 → MLGWRPWRTRIPNALSIVELKVHMDCQGCEERIRRRISKLNGVDSLEIDMEKQKVTVTGYVDKRKVLRIVRRTGRKAEYWPFPYDSEYYPYASEYLDESTFTSSYNYYRHGFNESVHGYFPDQVYSTVPDETVFLFSDDNVHAPCTIM, encoded by the exons ATGTTAGGGTGGAGACCTTGGAGAACAAGAATTCCTAATGCTTTGTCC ATTGTTGAACTTAAGGTGCATATGGATTGCCAAGGGTGTGAAGAAAGAATAAGAAGGAGGATCTCCAAATTAAATG GTGTTGATAGTTTGGAAATAGACATGGAAAAGCAGAAAGTAACAGTTACAGGATATGTAGACAAAAGGAAAGTATTGAGAATTGTTAGAAGAACAGGAAGAAAAGCTGAGTATTGGCCATTTCCTTATGATAGTGAATACTATCCATATGCTTCTGAATATTTAGATGAATCTACATTTACATCTTCATATAATTACTATAGACATGGTTTCAATGAGAGTGTTCATGGTTATTTTCCTGATCAAGTTTACTCAACTGTGCCTGATGAAACTGTTTTTCTCTTTAGTGATGATAATGTTCATGCACCATGCACTATCATGTAG